A stretch of Miscanthus floridulus cultivar M001 chromosome 13, ASM1932011v1, whole genome shotgun sequence DNA encodes these proteins:
- the LOC136501617 gene encoding protein HIGH CHLOROPHYLL FLUORESCENCE PHENOTYPE 244, chloroplastic-like: MASTGLAALPSQLASPGRLRRRAALSSASRSNLLLHCATKVGSRCRLAVTCNAQAVAPTSIAQGTPVRPTSILVVGATGTLGRQVVRRALDEGYDVRCLVRPRPAPADFLRDWGATVVNADLSKPETVPATLVGIHTVIDCATGRPEEPIGTVDWEGKVALIQCAKAMGIQKYVFYSIHNCDKHPEVPLMEIKYCTEKFIQDSGLDYIIIRLCGFMQGLIGQYAVPILEEKSVWGTDAPTRIAYIDTQDVARLTFIAMRNEKANKKLMTFAGPRAWTTQEVITLCERLAGQDANVTTVPVAVLRFTRQLTRFFQWTNDVADRLAFSEVLSSDTVFSAPMNETYQLLGVDGNDILSLEKYLQDYFTNILKKLKDLKAQSKQTDIFF; encoded by the exons ATGGCGTCGACCGGCCTCGCCGCGCTGCCATCGCAGCTCGCTTCCCCGGGCCGcctgcgccgccgcgccgccctcTCCTCTGCTAGCCGCTCGAATCTCCTCCTCCACTGCGCAACCAAAG TTGGATCGCGATGCAGGCTGGCGGTGACCTGCAACGCGCAGGCGGTGGCGCCGACCAGCATTGCGCAGGGGACGCCCGTCCGGCCGACGAGCATACTGGTGGTGGGCGCCACGGGGACGCTGGGGCGGCAGGTGGTCAGGAGGGCGCTGGACGAGGGCTACGACGTCAGGTGCCTCGTCAGGCCGCGCCCGGCGCCGGCAGATTTCCTCCGGGACTGGGGCGCCACTGTCGTCAAT GCCGACCTCAGCAAGCCGGAGACCGTACCTGCGACACTTGTTGGTATTCATACCGTCATTGACTGTGCGACAGGACGGCCAGAAGAGCCCATCGGGACG GTAGATTGGGAAGGAAAAGTTGCTCTAATACAGTGTGCAAAGGCTATGGGAATTCAAAAGTATGTGTTCTATTCCATCCACAACTGTGACAAGCATCCTGAGGTTCCCTTGATGGAAATCAAGTATTGTACTGAGAAGTTTATTCAGGACAGTGGTCTGGATTATATCATCATCCGTTTGTGTGGTTTCATGCAG GGTCTTATTGGGCAATATGCTGTGCCTATACTAGAAGAGAAGTCTGTCTGGGGAACTGATGCTCCAACTCGGATTGCTTACATCGATACCCAG GACGTAGCTCGACTAACGTTTATAGCTATGCGGAATGAGAAGGCCAACAAGAAACTCATGACTTTTGCTGGCCCACGAGCTTGGACAACTCAAGAG GTGATTACTTTGTGTGAGAGGTTAGCTGGGCAAGATGCCAATGTAACCACTGTCCCTGTTGCGGTATTGAGATTTACTCGTCAGTTGACACGGTTCTTCCAATGGACAAATGATGTGGCTGACAGACTGGCATTTTCAGAG GTGCTCTCAAGTGATACAGTTTTCTCTGCTCCAATGAATGAGACCTACCAGCTTCTCGGGGTGGATGGGAATGACATCCTCAGCTTAGAGAAATATTTACAAGATTATTTTACCAACATTTTGAAGAAGTTAAAGGATCTCAAGGCACAATCCAAGCAAACCGACATATTCTTTTGA